In Clostridia bacterium, a single genomic region encodes these proteins:
- a CDS encoding ornithine carbamoyltransferase has product VEEAQKYGKVTITDDLNQAAVNADVIYTDVFFSMGQQKDEKKYKALMPYQINQSIMQKAKKEAVFMHCLPAHRGEEVTADVIDSPASVVFEQAENRMHVQKAIMTLLMKD; this is encoded by the coding sequence GGTCGAAGAAGCTCAAAAATACGGCAAAGTTACTATAACTGATGACCTAAATCAAGCCGCTGTCAATGCCGATGTTATCTATACAGATGTATTTTTTAGCATGGGACAGCAGAAAGACGAAAAGAAGTATAAGGCACTCATGCCCTATCAAATTAATCAAAGTATTATGCAAAAAGCAAAAAAGGAAGCTGTCTTTATGCATTGCCTACCCGCTCATCGCGGAGAAGAAGTAACAGCAGATGTAATAGATTCGCCTGCTAGCGTAGTTTTTGAACAGGCAGAAAACAGAATGCATGTTCAAAAGGCGATCATGACACTTTTGATGAAGGACTAA